The Teredinibacter sp. KSP-S5-2 genome includes a window with the following:
- a CDS encoding histidine kinase has product MSVVLNLSEDHRDCLQEVSNVAMGQAADKLARLLDTFVILSIPHIEVMKPSDIVMALHAVDVNDSISGVCQGFTGGGIAGEAILLFSDTSFTDLAKLMNYDDELDDQAERELLMDATNILFGACLNGIADQIDMEFSFGPPLVLGQHQKLSELFNVENARWDHALVTEINYQLEDYEVNCDILIVMTDDSIERLLLKLDYLLE; this is encoded by the coding sequence ATGAGCGTAGTACTCAATCTCAGCGAGGATCACAGGGACTGCTTACAAGAAGTTAGCAACGTCGCTATGGGGCAAGCGGCCGATAAGCTGGCACGTCTGCTCGATACGTTTGTTATCCTATCCATTCCTCATATTGAAGTCATGAAGCCTTCGGATATTGTCATGGCTCTTCACGCTGTAGACGTCAACGATTCTATTTCCGGTGTCTGCCAAGGATTCACTGGTGGCGGGATCGCCGGGGAAGCTATACTTCTTTTTAGCGATACCAGTTTTACCGACCTCGCCAAGCTGATGAACTATGATGATGAGCTTGACGATCAGGCAGAACGCGAACTACTGATGGATGCAACCAACATATTGTTTGGCGCCTGCCTAAACGGTATCGCAGACCAGATAGACATGGAGTTCAGTTTTGGTCCCCCGTTAGTATTGGGGCAACACCAAAAACTGTCCGAGCTGTTTAACGTCGAAAATGCGCGCTGGGATCACGCCCTGGTAACGGAAATAAACTATCAATTAGAAGACTACGAAGTTAACTGTGACATACTCATAGTAATGACGGACGACTCAATTGAGCGTCTTCTTTTAAAATTAGATTATTTACTCGAATAA
- a CDS encoding GNAT family protein: protein MDARTPQITTPYELNEQGQPIGLPLPGFTSAQTPESKDLLGQHGQLTPLIASRHAAALFHASQEDSDGRLWTYLPFGPFADQNEFTHWLEGKVEQEGVIFFCISSPTHTPLGFFSFSRIQPEAASIELANVYFSPQLKHSTLATEAVYLMLNYAFELGYRRCEWKCNALNQASIQAALRFGFTFEGTFRNAAVVKGRSRDTAWFSICVEEWPALKQAFLTWLSPDNFNPGGLQKVRLSQLTAKALHEGTEG, encoded by the coding sequence ATGGACGCCAGGACACCCCAAATAACCACGCCCTATGAATTAAACGAACAGGGACAACCAATCGGCCTGCCCCTGCCCGGATTTACCTCCGCGCAAACACCTGAATCCAAAGATTTACTCGGGCAGCATGGTCAATTAACTCCGTTAATCGCCAGTAGACATGCCGCTGCCCTGTTTCACGCGTCACAAGAAGATAGCGATGGCCGCCTATGGACGTATTTGCCTTTCGGCCCGTTTGCCGACCAGAACGAATTTACTCACTGGCTGGAGGGAAAAGTTGAACAGGAAGGGGTGATATTTTTCTGTATTAGCTCACCGACTCATACCCCTCTCGGTTTTTTTTCGTTTTCCCGAATACAACCCGAAGCGGCCTCAATCGAACTGGCAAATGTGTATTTTTCACCACAACTAAAACACTCAACCCTTGCCACTGAAGCGGTGTATCTGATGTTGAATTACGCCTTCGAATTAGGCTATCGTCGCTGTGAGTGGAAATGCAACGCACTAAATCAAGCATCAATTCAAGCTGCACTGAGATTTGGTTTTACCTTTGAAGGTACGTTTCGCAATGCTGCCGTAGTCAAAGGCAGGAGCCGTGACACAGCGTGGTTCAGTATATGCGTAGAGGAATGGCCAGCTCTCAAACAAGCTTTTCTCACCTGGCTGTCGCCCGACAACTTCAACCCAGGCGGCCTGCAAAAAGTCAGATTGTCACAGCTGACCGCGAAAGCATTACACGAGGGAACCGAAGGATAA
- a CDS encoding replication protein P — protein MKKNSLTEAGQTHSSAQMEALIDAINQSFALFRRNYHNQYYKAFPDEKELNVTKRLWLDAMKGYSPEAILKAARSVIETSEFLPTLHTMLKHCKLHVDNALPDAHKAYIEACQAPSPKAGYQWSHPAVYHAGKAADWFFLQNNPETSAFPVFKEKYEQICAQISAGKSFEAPSVPALPSDTHTPVSREESTKRISDLKKALDL, from the coding sequence TTGAAGAAGAACTCTCTGACAGAAGCTGGGCAAACTCATAGCAGCGCCCAGATGGAAGCTTTGATTGATGCCATTAATCAGAGTTTTGCGCTCTTTCGACGTAACTACCATAACCAGTACTACAAAGCCTTTCCTGACGAAAAAGAACTCAACGTCACCAAACGCTTATGGCTGGATGCAATGAAAGGTTACTCGCCCGAAGCCATTCTGAAAGCAGCAAGGTCCGTGATTGAAACTTCGGAGTTTTTACCCACACTGCACACCATGCTCAAGCATTGCAAACTGCACGTCGACAACGCCTTACCCGATGCCCATAAGGCCTACATAGAGGCCTGCCAGGCTCCTTCACCCAAAGCGGGTTATCAATGGAGTCATCCGGCGGTATATCATGCGGGTAAAGCGGCCGACTGGTTCTTTCTACAGAACAACCCCGAAACGTCAGCTTTCCCGGTATTTAAGGAAAAATACGAGCAGATTTGTGCTCAAATCAGTGCTGGCAAATCATTCGAGGCACCATCAGTACCCGCCCTCCCCAGCGACACGCACACACCGGTTAGCCGGGAAGAAAGTACAAAACGCATTTCTGATTTGAAAAAAGCCCTGGATTTATAA
- a CDS encoding glucosaminidase domain-containing protein, with protein sequence MNHSPLKTLFGVVLVAYLFACLVFVFIASHIGYQPLLGKPSISPIVHLPDFSTYANVKEKKAAFFAYLRPLIEAENAQIVVERDQLTQIKESWEQTNNLTSKQQAALDDLLSKYDVDPEFEPAKQFDRLMLKVNIIPPSLVLAQAANESAWGTSRFAREGNNLFGQWCFTKGCGIVPKLRDEEAFHEVRRFNSPAESIASYCRNINTHNAYKGLRKIRAELSQNGQTISGYKLAAGLNSYSERGETYIEELRDMMRTNRLEPGIPKRVKPAPKQDGEQNPTPVEVKPD encoded by the coding sequence ATGAATCATTCACCACTCAAAACGCTTTTCGGCGTGGTACTTGTCGCCTATTTATTTGCTTGTCTGGTATTCGTATTCATTGCCAGTCACATCGGTTACCAACCATTACTCGGGAAACCCAGCATTAGCCCAATAGTTCACCTTCCGGATTTCTCGACCTATGCCAACGTAAAAGAAAAGAAAGCCGCATTCTTTGCCTATCTGCGACCATTGATTGAAGCAGAAAATGCGCAAATCGTAGTCGAGCGCGACCAACTTACCCAGATCAAAGAGAGTTGGGAGCAAACCAACAACCTTACAAGTAAACAGCAAGCAGCACTGGACGACTTACTCAGTAAATATGATGTGGATCCGGAATTTGAGCCAGCAAAACAATTTGACCGGCTGATGCTAAAGGTAAACATCATCCCACCATCACTGGTGCTTGCTCAGGCTGCAAACGAATCTGCCTGGGGAACCTCGCGCTTCGCGCGGGAAGGGAACAACTTATTCGGTCAGTGGTGCTTTACCAAAGGCTGCGGCATTGTGCCCAAACTTCGCGATGAAGAAGCATTTCACGAAGTTCGCCGATTTAACTCTCCTGCCGAGTCCATTGCATCCTACTGCAGAAACATCAATACCCATAATGCTTATAAAGGATTGAGAAAAATTCGTGCTGAGCTCAGTCAAAACGGTCAAACCATATCCGGCTACAAACTGGCGGCCGGACTCAACAGCTACTCGGAACGGGGTGAGACATACATTGAAGAATTAAGGGACATGATGAGAACAAACCGTTTGGAACCGGGTATTCCCAAGCGAGTGAAACCGGCTCCCAAACAGGATGGAGAACAGAACCCAACACCAGTAGAAGTAAAGCCAGATTAA
- a CDS encoding DnaT-like ssDNA-binding domain-containing protein, whose translation MKSSLIPEKPILVYPSLAATLGLEEAVLLTVLSDLTHNLAGTPNNGYLWYQIQRNDVIHALPFWDVRDVQRVSTNLREKGVIIIASATLESSDVLKFAFNEKASSRPTSSIPIINTTPTPENAAHRNFIPSHWQPTADNLAQLAQHSIPSRFALDLVPEFVTYWRERKETHRSWGAKFVQHVLRKWRDFQARQATGKQPSHMTKDWQPSQDAWEFMVNHAGINREFIEDAIPEFIFYWTDRGEVNDNWNRKFYDHVRLQWARYNSAVENNTHPKPIPGNWQPSAEVYDVLNMANIDLEFARTLIPEFIIYWRDSNQVHTSWNTRFLQHAKRQWAKRHQLQNQAQDSNAIPNRSTRDITLEEELSDRSWANS comes from the coding sequence ATGAAGAGTTCTCTGATTCCTGAAAAACCCATACTCGTCTACCCGTCACTCGCTGCCACTCTCGGCTTGGAAGAAGCGGTTCTCTTAACCGTACTATCGGATTTAACCCACAACCTTGCTGGCACTCCCAACAACGGCTATCTCTGGTATCAGATACAGAGGAATGATGTTATTCATGCATTGCCTTTTTGGGATGTACGAGACGTTCAGCGGGTCAGTACCAACTTACGAGAAAAGGGCGTCATCATCATAGCTTCCGCCACGCTTGAAAGTTCGGATGTTTTAAAGTTTGCGTTTAACGAAAAAGCCAGTTCGCGCCCAACATCTTCGATTCCAATTATCAATACGACGCCCACGCCCGAAAACGCTGCGCATAGAAATTTTATACCCAGCCATTGGCAACCCACTGCCGATAACCTCGCTCAGTTAGCACAACACAGTATTCCGTCCCGCTTTGCTCTGGATCTGGTACCGGAGTTTGTTACCTATTGGCGGGAACGCAAAGAAACCCATCGATCCTGGGGCGCAAAATTCGTTCAGCATGTGTTGCGTAAATGGCGGGATTTTCAAGCCCGCCAGGCAACGGGAAAGCAGCCGAGCCATATGACTAAAGACTGGCAACCAAGCCAGGATGCCTGGGAATTTATGGTTAATCACGCAGGAATTAACCGCGAGTTTATCGAGGATGCGATACCGGAATTTATTTTTTACTGGACGGACAGAGGGGAAGTTAACGACAACTGGAATCGAAAGTTTTACGATCACGTTCGCTTACAGTGGGCCAGGTACAATTCTGCCGTGGAAAACAATACACACCCCAAACCCATTCCGGGGAATTGGCAACCTTCAGCGGAAGTTTATGATGTATTGAATATGGCGAATATTGATTTAGAATTCGCCAGGACACTTATTCCTGAGTTCATTATCTATTGGCGCGACTCCAATCAGGTACACACCTCATGGAATACGCGCTTTTTGCAGCATGCCAAAAGGCAGTGGGCAAAACGCCACCAGCTGCAAAACCAAGCACAGGACAGCAACGCAATACCAAACAGGTCTACGCGGGATATAACACTTGAAGAAGAACTCTCTGACAGAAGCTGGGCAAACTCATAG
- a CDS encoding ABC transporter substrate-binding protein has protein sequence MRKPWIYIAAIVLTLLSIFTGCSKRSEKVITIGINPWPGYELLYLAGVKGFYQEVGLNVRLEELSSLSDTMRAFTAGRVDGFTSTIVEAVQLKMQPGRQAQIVLAADYSDGGDVIISRKEIPDIASLKGKRVGCEVMGLGLFVLDRALAKSGMSISDVKVVNAELLRGQQLLDKQEIDAFVGYPPESIKLIQNPDYHVIFSSSETPKEIIDVVSISEKVLQENPEFVEKLHQVWQRAYSYTLEYPEQAYTIMAERERISVEDFKRTFEEDLYLLSSDESKEILGNPEEIISSAASICSALKDLRRFVGECQSFEDLIYRIDNG, from the coding sequence ATGAGGAAGCCCTGGATATATATAGCCGCTATTGTACTGACTCTTTTGTCGATTTTCACGGGATGCAGCAAAAGATCTGAAAAGGTTATCACGATAGGTATTAATCCCTGGCCAGGTTATGAGCTTCTTTATCTAGCTGGAGTCAAAGGTTTCTATCAGGAAGTTGGGCTAAATGTGAGGCTCGAGGAGTTGAGTTCGTTATCCGATACCATGAGAGCCTTTACTGCCGGTCGGGTTGACGGTTTTACCTCGACAATTGTCGAAGCTGTTCAATTAAAAATGCAGCCTGGACGGCAAGCTCAGATAGTTTTGGCTGCCGATTACAGTGATGGTGGTGACGTCATCATTTCCCGTAAAGAAATTCCCGATATAGCGAGCCTCAAAGGTAAACGTGTGGGCTGTGAGGTAATGGGGCTGGGGTTATTTGTTCTTGACCGGGCACTGGCCAAATCAGGAATGAGTATCTCGGATGTCAAGGTTGTGAATGCAGAGTTACTACGCGGGCAACAATTATTGGATAAGCAAGAGATTGATGCTTTTGTTGGTTATCCTCCGGAATCAATCAAGTTGATCCAGAATCCTGATTATCATGTGATTTTTTCCTCTTCAGAAACGCCCAAAGAAATCATTGATGTGGTGTCTATCAGTGAGAAAGTGTTGCAGGAAAATCCGGAATTTGTCGAAAAATTGCATCAGGTTTGGCAAAGGGCATATTCCTATACGCTTGAGTATCCCGAACAGGCGTATACGATTATGGCAGAGCGTGAACGTATTTCTGTGGAAGACTTTAAGCGAACTTTTGAAGAGGACTTGTATCTTCTTTCCTCTGATGAATCCAAAGAAATTCTCGGTAACCCCGAAGAGATTATCAGCAGTGCGGCAAGTATATGTAGTGCATTGAAAGACTTAAGGCGTTTTGTTGGAGAGTGTCAGAGTTTTGAAGATCTTATCTATCGTATAGACAATGGCTGA
- a CDS encoding diguanylate cyclase, translating into MSDSQEFLHDFHWLMDVLQSIDVGLVILDKQFNVQLWNSFMQNHSAMLPTEVLGENLFELFPELPESWFRRKVQSIYVLHNSAFTTWEQRPYLFRFKNYRPITGQADFMYQNSTIIPLSDSTGKVDHICMIIYDVTEVAVNKLQLQSANEQLHHMSRTDGLTGLLNRKTWEQELDHQYKRFQRHQHTTSMLMFDIDHFKRINDTYGHPAGDEVIRQTSAVVRDIIRDIDIAGRYGGEEFAVLLEDTNAQGAKVVAERIRKQMENNVIYYENHVINYTISIGIAELTPQMGDKSSWLDSADKALYQAKRSGRNNSVIFRGE; encoded by the coding sequence ATGTCAGATTCGCAAGAATTCCTACATGATTTCCACTGGTTGATGGATGTTCTGCAGAGCATCGACGTGGGTCTTGTTATTCTTGATAAGCAGTTCAACGTGCAACTGTGGAATAGCTTTATGCAAAACCACAGCGCCATGCTCCCCACTGAAGTCTTGGGCGAAAACCTGTTTGAACTCTTTCCCGAGTTACCGGAGTCCTGGTTTCGCCGAAAAGTCCAATCCATCTATGTGCTGCACAATTCTGCCTTTACCACCTGGGAACAGCGCCCCTACTTATTTCGTTTTAAAAACTATCGGCCTATTACCGGTCAGGCCGATTTTATGTACCAGAACAGCACAATCATTCCACTGAGTGATTCCACCGGCAAAGTAGACCATATATGCATGATCATCTACGACGTAACCGAAGTTGCGGTTAACAAACTGCAACTGCAATCGGCCAATGAGCAGCTGCACCATATGAGTCGTACCGATGGTTTAACCGGCCTATTGAACAGGAAAACCTGGGAACAGGAACTCGATCACCAATACAAACGCTTCCAACGCCATCAGCACACCACCTCCATGCTGATGTTTGATATTGACCACTTTAAACGCATTAACGATACCTACGGACACCCAGCCGGCGATGAAGTCATCAGACAAACATCGGCAGTGGTAAGAGATATTATTCGCGATATTGATATTGCCGGACGCTACGGCGGGGAAGAGTTTGCTGTTTTACTGGAAGACACTAACGCGCAAGGCGCAAAGGTAGTGGCAGAACGAATACGCAAACAAATGGAAAACAACGTTATTTACTACGAAAACCATGTTATCAACTACACCATCAGTATCGGCATAGCCGAACTCACACCGCAAATGGGCGATAAATCATCATGGCTGGATAGCGCGGACAAAGCCCTTTATCAGGCAAAACGTTCGGGAAGAAATAATTCCGTTATTTTCCGAGGGGAATAA
- the parC gene encoding DNA topoisomerase IV subunit A encodes MSSTIYSPEAEETLPLRQFAEKAYLDYSMYVILDRALPHVGDGLKPVQRRIIYAMSELGLKASAKYKKSARTVGDVIGKFHPHGDSAAYEAMVLMAQPFSYRYPLVDGQGNWGSQDDPKSFAAMRYTEAKLSKFTEVLLSELSMGTVEWLPNFDGTLDEPKILPARVPSVLLNGTTGIAVGMATDIPPHNLREVVNATIHVLENPKATVDDVCEHLHGPDMPTEAEIITPAEELKKVYETGRGSMKMRALWNTENGEVVITALPFQVSGAKILEQIAAQMQAKKLPMVADLRDESDHENPTRLVVVPRSNRIDIDSLMGHLFATTDLERNYRINFNVIGIDGRPAVKPINTLISEWLSFRMVTVRRRLQHRLDWVDRRLHLLDGLLVAFLNLDEVIHIIRTEEHPKQELMKRFQLSEDQANYILDTRLRQLARLEEMKIRTEQEELQKEKKELEKVLGSARRLKTLIRKELEEVVEEFGDDRRSPIVVRQEAQAFSETDLLTSDPVTVVLSEKGWIRAAKGHDIDPSALNYKAGDSFRFAALGKSNQNAILLDSTGRSYALPAHTLPSARGQGEPATGKLNPPSGASFEGLLIGDDKQKVLLCSDAGYGFIGTLGDMYTKNRSGKASLTLPKGGRVLPPQLFDGVKGHWLVAVTNEGRMLVFPVSELPEMAKGKGNKIINIPSARVVAREEFVVSIVVLNESQSVKIYSGKRHLGLKFKELEHYAGERGRRGNKLPRGFQKVDSVAVE; translated from the coding sequence ATGAGCTCAACAATCTATTCTCCAGAAGCGGAAGAAACTCTTCCCCTTAGACAATTCGCTGAAAAGGCCTACCTGGATTACTCCATGTACGTGATCCTTGATCGCGCGCTACCTCATGTGGGTGATGGGTTAAAACCTGTACAGCGTCGAATCATCTATGCCATGAGTGAATTGGGACTGAAAGCCAGTGCCAAGTACAAGAAATCTGCACGTACCGTGGGGGACGTGATTGGTAAGTTTCACCCGCATGGTGATAGCGCTGCATACGAAGCCATGGTGTTAATGGCTCAGCCTTTTTCCTATCGCTACCCCTTGGTGGATGGTCAGGGCAACTGGGGTTCCCAGGATGACCCGAAATCTTTCGCGGCAATGCGATACACCGAAGCCAAACTGTCCAAGTTTACCGAAGTGCTTTTGTCCGAGCTGTCGATGGGAACCGTTGAGTGGTTGCCCAACTTTGATGGCACTTTGGACGAGCCTAAAATTCTTCCTGCTCGTGTGCCTTCCGTTTTATTGAATGGCACAACGGGCATTGCTGTGGGGATGGCAACGGATATTCCTCCACATAATTTACGTGAAGTTGTGAACGCAACGATTCATGTACTGGAGAACCCTAAAGCCACTGTGGATGATGTGTGCGAGCACCTGCATGGCCCGGATATGCCTACCGAGGCAGAAATCATTACCCCTGCGGAAGAGCTGAAAAAAGTGTATGAAACAGGTCGTGGCTCGATGAAAATGCGCGCCCTGTGGAACACTGAGAATGGCGAAGTAGTGATTACTGCACTGCCATTTCAGGTGAGTGGTGCCAAGATACTGGAGCAGATTGCAGCACAAATGCAGGCGAAAAAGCTGCCAATGGTTGCAGATCTGCGTGATGAATCTGACCATGAAAACCCGACTCGATTAGTGGTGGTTCCACGTTCCAATCGCATTGATATCGACTCTTTGATGGGGCACTTGTTTGCCACCACAGATCTTGAGAGAAACTACCGGATTAATTTCAACGTCATTGGTATTGATGGTCGTCCGGCAGTTAAGCCAATTAATACCCTTATCAGCGAATGGTTGAGTTTCCGCATGGTGACGGTGCGCAGGCGTCTACAGCATCGTCTGGATTGGGTTGATAGACGTTTACACCTTTTAGATGGCCTGTTGGTTGCCTTCTTAAATCTTGACGAAGTGATTCATATCATTCGTACCGAAGAGCATCCCAAGCAAGAGTTGATGAAACGCTTCCAGCTTTCGGAAGATCAGGCAAACTATATTCTGGATACGCGCTTACGCCAGCTTGCCCGTTTGGAAGAAATGAAAATCCGCACGGAGCAGGAAGAGTTACAGAAAGAAAAGAAAGAACTGGAAAAAGTGCTTGGTTCTGCGCGCCGTTTAAAAACACTCATTCGCAAAGAACTTGAAGAAGTTGTGGAAGAATTTGGCGATGATAGACGTTCTCCTATCGTTGTTCGCCAGGAAGCCCAGGCATTCAGTGAAACCGATTTGCTAACCAGCGACCCGGTTACGGTTGTGCTGTCAGAAAAAGGTTGGATTCGTGCTGCCAAAGGGCACGATATTGACCCTTCAGCATTGAACTATAAAGCGGGTGACAGTTTCCGATTTGCTGCATTGGGCAAGTCCAACCAAAACGCGATTTTATTGGATTCCACCGGCCGAAGTTATGCGCTTCCTGCACATACCTTGCCCTCTGCCAGGGGGCAGGGCGAGCCGGCAACGGGTAAGCTTAATCCGCCAAGCGGTGCCAGTTTTGAAGGTTTGTTGATTGGGGATGATAAGCAGAAGGTTTTATTGTGTTCGGATGCCGGCTACGGCTTTATCGGCACCTTGGGAGATATGTATACTAAAAACCGCTCCGGTAAAGCATCGTTGACCTTGCCCAAGGGCGGGCGGGTGTTGCCGCCACAGCTGTTTGATGGGGTAAAGGGGCACTGGTTGGTTGCTGTAACTAACGAAGGGCGAATGTTGGTATTTCCTGTGTCGGAACTGCCAGAGATGGCAAAAGGTAAAGGAAATAAAATTATTAACATCCCTTCCGCAAGGGTGGTTGCGCGGGAAGAGTTTGTTGTTTCCATTGTGGTATTGAATGAATCCCAGTCGGTAAAAATATACTCTGGTAAACGACACTTGGGGTTAAAGTTTAAAGAGCTTGAACACTATGCTGGAGAGCGGGGACGTCGAGGGAATAAATTACCGAGAGGTTTCCAGAAAGTGGATTCGGTGGCAGTGGAATAA
- a CDS encoding DUF2750 domain-containing protein has translation MSDAADQLIELGEDYEENYHLFLEDAIATGCVWGLENSEGWALCPSLANDDLDVMPLWSQPEYAKQHCIEEWSDYEPVPIALDELLDDWLPGMHEDVLLVGVNWNADMEGVEIEPLDLIEDVDKLAENMEE, from the coding sequence ATGAGTGATGCAGCCGACCAGCTTATCGAGCTTGGTGAAGACTACGAAGAAAACTACCATTTGTTTTTGGAAGACGCGATTGCCACCGGGTGTGTTTGGGGGTTGGAAAATAGCGAAGGTTGGGCGTTATGCCCTTCGCTTGCTAACGACGATCTGGATGTGATGCCGTTATGGTCTCAACCGGAGTATGCCAAGCAGCATTGCATTGAAGAGTGGAGCGATTACGAGCCTGTTCCCATCGCGTTGGATGAGTTGTTGGATGATTGGTTACCCGGCATGCATGAAGATGTGCTTTTGGTTGGGGTCAACTGGAATGCGGATATGGAAGGGGTGGAAATAGAACCTCTGGATTTGATTGAGGACGTGGATAAGCTCGCTGAAAATATGGAGGAGTGA
- a CDS encoding MBL fold metallo-hydrolase has product MKFKIVPVTHYQQNCSIIWCEETLQAAVVDPGGDVDTILAEVEKLGVELSKIILTHGHMDHIGGTAELSKRKGLTIEGPHKEDSFWLYALDQQAQMMGFQPVESFEPSRWLNHGDSVQVGNQQLDVLHCPGHTPGHVVLFDSKSKTAFVGDVLFSGSIGRTDFPKGDYNQLVDSIRTRLWPLGDDVQFVPGHGPMSNFGHERKTNPFVADSRFG; this is encoded by the coding sequence ATGAAATTCAAGATTGTCCCTGTTACTCATTATCAACAAAATTGCTCAATCATATGGTGTGAAGAAACGCTTCAGGCTGCGGTTGTTGATCCCGGTGGCGATGTCGACACGATTCTTGCCGAGGTGGAGAAGCTGGGTGTTGAGTTAAGCAAAATCATTCTGACCCATGGCCACATGGATCATATCGGTGGCACCGCAGAGTTAAGTAAACGTAAGGGGTTGACGATTGAAGGGCCGCACAAAGAGGATAGCTTTTGGCTTTACGCTCTGGACCAACAGGCACAAATGATGGGCTTCCAGCCGGTGGAAAGCTTTGAGCCCAGTCGCTGGCTAAACCATGGTGATAGTGTTCAGGTTGGCAATCAACAGTTGGATGTCTTGCATTGCCCGGGTCATACACCGGGACATGTGGTTTTGTTTGATTCAAAGAGCAAAACGGCGTTTGTTGGTGATGTATTATTTAGCGGCTCAATCGGCCGTACAGATTTTCCCAAAGGCGACTACAATCAGCTAGTTGATTCTATTCGTACCCGTTTATGGCCGTTGGGGGATGATGTGCAATTTGTTCCCGGACATGGTCCAATGTCGAATTTTGGTCATGAACGAAAAACCAATCCCTTTGTGGCCGACAGCCGCTTTGGTTAA
- a CDS encoding PilZ domain-containing protein: MSGFRKHGRKLTRCAVHLSSDHIGEVFAETRDISETGVFINCKDLLQGLCVGDKLEAKLYSECDHIFHACMRVIRLTDEGVGLAFD; this comes from the coding sequence ATGTCCGGTTTTAGAAAGCATGGCCGAAAGTTAACCCGGTGTGCTGTCCATCTTTCCAGTGATCATATAGGTGAAGTATTTGCCGAAACCCGTGATATTTCTGAAACGGGGGTGTTTATTAACTGCAAAGACCTGCTTCAGGGGCTATGTGTAGGGGATAAACTTGAGGCCAAACTTTACTCTGAGTGTGATCACATCTTTCACGCCTGTATGCGCGTCATCCGCTTAACTGATGAAGGCGTTGGCTTGGCCTTTGATTAA
- a CDS encoding TlpA disulfide reductase family protein: MTHSILKRLGIFFLPLGLCLNLVVNAAETPQVLTDIQSENMAPNWMISTVSGKELSLYSELEQGNSVVMVFWASWCRHCRELLPAINTLNQEIEGRKIKIFALNIWEDGEPLRYLNNKKIELETALKCDNVAKRFGIKGTPGVIVVGPDKKIVYRRQAGQKVNEVIAKIKDVTHWAPDPAAKK; encoded by the coding sequence ATGACACACTCTATTTTAAAGCGCCTGGGCATATTTTTTCTGCCTCTTGGACTCTGCCTTAACTTGGTGGTAAACGCCGCTGAGACACCTCAAGTGCTGACAGATATCCAGAGCGAAAATATGGCTCCCAACTGGATGATCAGCACCGTATCGGGGAAAGAACTCTCCCTGTATTCCGAGCTGGAACAAGGCAATTCTGTGGTCATGGTATTTTGGGCAAGCTGGTGCCGCCACTGTCGGGAGCTGCTACCTGCCATCAACACGCTTAACCAGGAAATTGAAGGTCGCAAAATTAAAATATTTGCCCTGAATATCTGGGAAGACGGCGAGCCCTTACGCTATCTGAACAACAAAAAGATTGAACTTGAAACCGCGTTAAAGTGCGACAACGTGGCGAAGCGGTTTGGAATAAAAGGCACGCCGGGCGTGATTGTGGTCGGCCCTGATAAGAAAATCGTGTATCGCAGACAGGCGGGACAAAAGGTTAATGAGGTGATCGCAAAAATCAAAGACGTCACTCATTGGGCTCCTGACCCCGCCGCAAAGAAATAG